A single genomic interval of Methylobacterium bullatum harbors:
- the citE gene encoding Citrate lyase subunit beta-like protein has product MRAFLIVPADSGAIATAMASGAHALIVDVTGLSSPVSFPEREQGGPSIYLRSCDLERDLTAMIAMAPHGIVLSRCEGVRDVMRLGARLAVEEAIQGLAEGSTQILAFIETARGALVSHTLADAGGRLVGIAWDAEAIRAEIGASATRDREGGLSSPLAQVRALVRLTAAAARVTAIDTPCLPGGDLAGEVEAARDDGFEAKLVLEPDQAGFVREFSFRSRASSAGS; this is encoded by the coding sequence ATGCGTGCATTCCTGATCGTCCCTGCAGATTCAGGGGCCATCGCGACGGCGATGGCGAGCGGCGCGCATGCGTTGATCGTGGACGTGACAGGTCTCTCGTCGCCGGTCTCCTTCCCCGAGCGGGAGCAGGGCGGGCCATCGATCTACCTGCGCTCGTGCGACCTGGAACGCGACCTCACGGCGATGATCGCCATGGCGCCGCACGGGATCGTGCTGTCCCGTTGCGAAGGCGTCCGCGACGTCATGCGCCTCGGTGCGCGCCTCGCCGTCGAGGAGGCGATACAGGGGTTGGCCGAGGGGTCGACGCAGATCCTCGCTTTCATCGAGACGGCGCGAGGCGCCCTGGTCTCGCACACCCTGGCGGATGCGGGTGGGCGTCTCGTCGGCATCGCCTGGGACGCCGAGGCCATCAGGGCCGAGATCGGAGCGTCCGCCACCCGCGATCGTGAGGGCGGGCTGAGCTCGCCTCTCGCTCAGGTCCGTGCCCTGGTTCGCCTCACCGCCGCGGCGGCGAGGGTCACGGCGATCGATACGCCATGTCTGCCCGGGGGCGACCTCGCCGGTGAGGTCGAGGCGGCACGGGATGACGGGTTCGAGGCGAAGCTCGTCCTCGAACCGGATCAGGCAGGATTCGTCAGAGAATTCAGCTTCCGGTCCCGGGCATCGTCCGCGGGCAGCTGA
- the dmlR_6 gene encoding HTH-type transcriptional regulator DmlR, producing MLRDRVDRAGDMALFLAVAQEGSLSAAARRFGLTPSAVSRVVARIESRLGVRLLVRTTRSLHLTAEGETYARAARRILADLDETEAQIADQGCPRGRVRVSASMAHGRRVVVPLIGDFVARHPGIVVEIDLSDEVADVIGGRADLAIRFGPLPDSPLTARRLGETGRMVVASPAYLARAGTPRVPGDLAGHNCLDFNFRRIEPGWPFREDGRDHLLAVRGNIAANNGETLVQLALQGIGVTRVGSFHISEDLAAGRLVPLLEAYNPQDREAIHAVFVGGPAMPARIRVLVDFLAERMGRSQGPVP from the coding sequence ATGCTGCGCGACAGGGTCGACCGGGCCGGCGACATGGCCCTCTTCCTGGCCGTGGCCCAGGAGGGCAGCCTGTCGGCGGCGGCGCGCCGGTTCGGCCTCACCCCCTCGGCCGTGAGCCGGGTGGTGGCACGCATCGAATCCCGGCTCGGCGTCCGCCTCCTCGTGCGCACCACGCGCTCCCTGCACCTGACCGCCGAGGGCGAGACCTATGCCCGGGCGGCGCGACGGATCCTGGCCGATCTCGACGAGACCGAAGCGCAGATCGCCGACCAGGGCTGCCCGCGCGGCCGGGTCCGCGTCAGCGCCTCGATGGCCCATGGGCGGCGGGTGGTGGTTCCCCTCATCGGCGATTTCGTCGCCCGCCATCCGGGGATCGTGGTGGAGATCGACCTCAGCGACGAGGTCGCGGACGTGATCGGCGGGCGGGCCGATCTCGCGATCCGGTTCGGGCCGCTGCCCGACAGCCCGCTCACCGCCCGGCGCCTCGGCGAGACCGGGCGGATGGTCGTGGCCTCGCCCGCCTATCTCGCCCGCGCCGGCACGCCACGGGTTCCGGGGGATCTAGCCGGCCACAATTGCCTCGACTTCAACTTTCGCCGGATCGAGCCGGGCTGGCCGTTCCGCGAGGACGGGCGCGACCACCTCCTGGCGGTGCGAGGCAACATCGCGGCGAATAACGGCGAGACCCTGGTGCAGCTCGCCCTGCAGGGCATCGGCGTCACCCGCGTCGGCAGCTTCCATATCTCGGAGGATCTCGCGGCGGGCCGCCTCGTGCCGCTTCTGGAGGCGTACAATCCCCAGGACCGGGAGGCGATCCATGCGGTGTTCGTCGGCGGCCCGGCCATGCCCGCCCGCATCCGTGTCCTGGTGGATTTCCTCGCCGAACGCATGGGCCGCAGCCAGGGACCGGTTCCATGA
- the ydhP_1 gene encoding Inner membrane transport protein YdhP — MRLNLPLLALSAGAFGIGVTEFTPMGMLPLIANDLQVSIPAAGLVVSAYAMGVLIGAPLMTLAFARMQRRRLLVGLMGIFTLGNLLSAMADSYAMLVVARLVTSLNHGAFFGVGAVVAAGIVPPERRAAAVAAMFSGLTIATIGGVPLAAWIGELLGWRAAFWGIAAVGAVAMLSLRLALPPLEAEVAGDMRAELRVLMRGPVLAALALTVLGASAMFTVFTYIVPILRIETGAATPFVTAMLVLYGIGLTVGNWAGGRFADRSVDGTLVASLAGLVAVLVLFAWGMRWEIPAAILIFLWGVASFALVPPLQMRVMERAQDAPNLASAMNVGAFNLGNAIGAALGGGVIDAGLGYPAVPLAGAAMAAAGLAMLVVLRRGRRGVAEPVVS; from the coding sequence ATGAGACTCAACCTTCCCCTGCTGGCGCTCTCGGCCGGTGCCTTCGGCATCGGCGTCACCGAGTTCACGCCGATGGGCATGCTGCCCCTGATCGCCAACGACCTCCAGGTCTCGATCCCGGCGGCGGGCCTCGTCGTCAGCGCCTATGCGATGGGCGTGCTCATCGGCGCGCCGCTGATGACGTTGGCCTTCGCCCGAATGCAGCGCCGCCGCCTGCTCGTCGGATTGATGGGCATCTTCACCCTCGGCAACCTGCTCTCGGCGATGGCCGACAGCTACGCGATGCTGGTCGTCGCCCGCCTCGTCACCTCCCTCAACCATGGCGCGTTCTTCGGGGTCGGCGCGGTGGTGGCGGCGGGCATCGTGCCGCCCGAGCGTCGCGCCGCCGCCGTCGCCGCGATGTTCTCGGGGCTCACCATCGCCACCATCGGCGGCGTGCCGCTGGCGGCCTGGATCGGGGAGTTGCTCGGCTGGCGTGCGGCCTTCTGGGGCATCGCCGCGGTGGGGGCCGTGGCCATGCTGTCGCTGCGCCTGGCCCTGCCGCCCCTCGAGGCCGAGGTCGCTGGCGACATGCGGGCCGAACTCCGCGTCCTGATGCGCGGGCCGGTGCTTGCCGCCCTCGCCCTCACCGTGCTTGGGGCGAGCGCGATGTTCACGGTGTTCACCTACATCGTGCCGATCCTGCGGATCGAGACGGGAGCCGCGACGCCGTTCGTGACGGCGATGCTGGTGCTCTACGGAATCGGCCTCACCGTAGGCAACTGGGCCGGCGGACGCTTCGCCGACCGCTCGGTGGACGGCACGCTCGTGGCTTCCCTGGCCGGCTTGGTGGCAGTGCTGGTCCTTTTCGCCTGGGGCATGCGCTGGGAGATCCCGGCCGCCATCCTGATCTTCCTCTGGGGCGTCGCCAGCTTCGCCCTGGTGCCCCCGCTCCAGATGCGGGTGATGGAGAGGGCACAGGACGCGCCCAACCTCGCCTCGGCGATGAATGTTGGCGCATTCAACCTCGGCAACGCCATCGGTGCCGCCCTCGGCGGAGGCGTGATCGATGCGGGCCTCGGCTATCCGGCCGTTCCCCTCGCCGGGGCTGCCATGGCCGCTGCCGGCCTCGCGATGCTGGTGGTCCTGCGCCGGGGGCGGCGCGGGGTGGCGGAACCTGTCGTGTCCTGA